From the genome of Faecalibacterium prausnitzii:
GCAGGTCCAGGCTGGGCGGGCAGTCGATGAAGATGAAGTCATAGTCCTTCTGCACCTCGGCCAGCGCCTTGCGCAGGCGGCTCTCACGGCCGGGCAGGTCGATCATTTCCAGGCTCGCGCCCGCCAGCCGGGTGTTGGAGCCGATGACGTCGGTGCGGAACTCGGTGTTCCGGATGGCCTGCCGGGCGCTCGCCTCGCCGATGAGCATCTCATACGTCCCCAGCTCGACGCTCCGCTTGGGGATGCCGTAGCCGGTGGTGGTGTTGCCCTGCGGGTCCAGATCCACGATGAGCACCTTTTTGCCCAGCGCCGCAACACAGGACGACAGATTGACGGCCGTGGTCGTTTTGCCCACGCCGCCCTTTTGGTTTGCAACTGCAACTATTTTTGCCACGCGCGTTTTCTTCCTCTCAGGAAAACTTTTTGTTCCACGTGGAACATTCGAGGTCGGGCCGCCGTTTTCCCGTCTGCGGACCCCTTTGTTCTTTAGTATAGCACATCAGCGCGGCTTTTTGAACCCGATTCTTTATAATTTTGCGCGAAAACGGCCCCACATTCGCAGATTTTGCTTCCTCCGTTCGATTTTTTCAAATTCTTTCGCTCTCCCGGCGCGTTTTTGCTGTTGTTTTTTCGGCTCCGGATGTTCCACATGGAACATTCCCTCCCCTATTTCTGGGCCGCAGCAGTTGGGATGCGGACGGTGTACTCAATGTAGCCGTCCCGCTCCTCTCGGTGGGCGGTGGCGGGCACGCCATTGTCGGTCATCAGGCGGATGGCGTGGTCGATGGTGTTCACAAAGATGCGCACATCCTTGACCATCGAGATGCGGTGCTTGCCCTGCGACGTCTCGTTCAGCAGCTGGTCGATGTAAAGGTCGGTCGCGCGGGCGTTCATCTTCCGCTTGGCGATCATGATGAGGGCTTCGCTGCGGCGGTTCTCCGGCAGGCGGAGGACTGCCCGCGCGTGGCGCTCGGTCAGGCCGTTGTCCAGAATGAACTGCCGCTGGTCCCCTGTCAGCTGCAAAAGGCGAAGCTTGTTGGCCAGAGTCGGCTGTGCCATCCCCAGCCGTTTGGCTGCTTCGGCCTGTGTGCAGTCCCACAAAACCATCACGTCCCGCAGGCCCTGCGCCTGCTCAAATGGATTCAGGTCTGCCCGCTGCAAATTTTCGAGCAGGCCAAGCGCGGCGGTGCGCTGGTCGGTAAAGTTGCAGACGATGGATGGGATGGTCTCCATCTTCGCCAGCTTGCAGGCGCGGAGCCGCCGCTCCCCCGCGACCAGCTCATAGCCGCTGTCGGTCTTCCGCACCGTGATGGGCTGCAACAGACCGTTTTCCCGGATGCTCTGGGCCAGCCCCGCAAGCTCGTGCTCATCAAAGGTCGTGCGCGCCTGATACGGCGAGGGATGGATGTCTTCCACCGGGAGCTGTACGATCTTTCCAGCGGATCTTCTACGTTCAAACATAAGAATGCCCCTTTCACCAAAGTATGCGCTCGTTTTCAACAATTTCTCAGGAAAAGGTGGAAAACAAGCCTCGTTCCATCCCCAGTGTACCAGAAAACAAAACACCCTGCCAGAAGTTTCGTTCGGCAGGGTGCTTCAATTTTATTTCGATATTTCGTTATTTCAGCGGCGATTTTGCGATTTTTCCACCATTTCTGGGGTACGCTGTCGGAGTTTGCGAAATCTTTTTGCAGAGGATGAGGGTGCGGGTGTCGCCGCCGGGCAGATGCAGGGTGCGGGTCTCCTGATACGCGCCGCCCAGCTTCCGGATGGCGCCGCGGGCTGCCGCAAGTTCCTCCTCACCGGAAGCGCCCTTCATTGCCAGAAAGCTGCCGCCGACCTTGACCAGCGGCAGGCAGTATTCGGCCAGCATCGGCAGAGCCGCCACCGCGCGGGCCGAGGCAAGGTCGAACTGTTCCCGCCAGCTCTTGCGGGCTGCTTCCTCAGCGCGCTCCTTGGCGAACTCCACCCCGGTCAGGCCCAGCTGGCCGCAGGCATATTTCAAAAACTCCACCCGCTTGCCGGTCGGCTCCATCAGGGTCAGTTCCAGTTCCGGTTTGTAGATCTTGGTCACGATGCCGGGGAAGCCTGCCCCTGCGCCGACGTCCACCATCTTCCCTGCCACTTCCGGCTGCGCGGCAAAGAGCAGGCTGTCGAGGAAGTGCTTGTCCTCGATGCCCTCCGGGTCGGTGATGGCGGTCAGGTTGACCTTCTGGTTATACTCCACCAGGATCTCTGCAAAGGCGTCCAGCTGGTCGAGCTGGGTCCCGGTCAGCGCAATGTTCCACATGGAACACTTTTCTTCCAGTCTGTTTTTGTCGATCATCGTTTGTTCCTTTTCGTTTCAGGTGTTTCGCGTGTTCGGACGGGGCATTCCCCGGTCAGCTTTACGTAGGTCGGCGCATGGTGGACTCTCCTTTTAGGAGAAGAGGCCCTGGCATTCTCTCTCAATCTTTCCGGG
Proteins encoded in this window:
- a CDS encoding ParB/RepB/Spo0J family partition protein; amino-acid sequence: MFERRRSAGKIVQLPVEDIHPSPYQARTTFDEHELAGLAQSIRENGLLQPITVRKTDSGYELVAGERRLRACKLAKMETIPSIVCNFTDQRTAALGLLENLQRADLNPFEQAQGLRDVMVLWDCTQAEAAKRLGMAQPTLANKLRLLQLTGDQRQFILDNGLTERHARAVLRLPENRRSEALIMIAKRKMNARATDLYIDQLLNETSQGKHRISMVKDVRIFVNTIDHAIRLMTDNGVPATAHREERDGYIEYTVRIPTAAAQK
- the rsmG gene encoding 16S rRNA (guanine(527)-N(7))-methyltransferase RsmG, whose translation is MIDKNRLEEKCSMWNIALTGTQLDQLDAFAEILVEYNQKVNLTAITDPEGIEDKHFLDSLLFAAQPEVAGKMVDVGAGAGFPGIVTKIYKPELELTLMEPTGKRVEFLKYACGQLGLTGVEFAKERAEEAARKSWREQFDLASARAVAALPMLAEYCLPLVKVGGSFLAMKGASGEEELAAARGAIRKLGGAYQETRTLHLPGGDTRTLILCKKISQTPTAYPRNGGKIAKSPLK